AGTTATATTTCATGTGGCACCACGTTTCATATGCTCTTatcacatttcaaatttaatttctccCATTTCCCGGATTGTTTTCGATAAATTATCGtgtttctcgaattttcgcaATCCCttcaaccaaattttcaatgctGTCTGAAGGTTAGTTCTATTCTGTAATTtatattcctttttttttaattttattctcCAGTCTATAAAACTCTACTTCTCGCCGTCTGCTGCTTTTCTGCCGTCGATGGATTCCGTAATGTGTGCTCTGGATCCGATTTGAGCGTGAGATCCAACTTGGACGTTAAGCAGCTCAGTGAATTGCTGAAGGAGGATCCGTGTACTCATGTTGCTGGGGATGTTGTGATTGAGAACTTGAGTAAGTTTGCATGCTCGAATTCTATGGGGCCTCAGAAGTATGCCCGATTTGTAAACGCGCTTCACGGCTAATTGAAAAAGCTCCGCCCCGCTAGcaatgggtctcgttaggtatttggcggTTTTTaattagttgacaatttttctgttaTATTCGTCgttgtttttaatgaaattaatgccgaaattagtaaaaaatgtttttttttaaccccCCCTCCCCCCCCTGAGAATACGTATCGCGCAACACATTTGattgaaaacataatttatttgaaaatggaatataGCTCTCGCTAagcgaaaataaattaatttaaatattcaaaaaattgagcccgtaaatcgacatcagcgctacagtagccattaaaagaattactgtagttttcgctacgagatattttgcgcgtcaaatatgttgtgcaataagcattttcagaattttgtgttcctgtAGGATGTGTACTTCAAGTGGAAGAAAGGCGAGTTGATTctcaaaagtaaaaaaatagtCTTTGCAACATCGtgtgaaatttatttaacaaATCAATAATTCCTCTGGCCTAGGAGCTGAAAATAAGCTGGCCTAGTTTCAGTATTTACGATTTTGCCGTAAATACCTAATGAGACCCAACGGCTAGGGGCGggcaatttcatttttccgtGGAGCGCAATTGCACCTCGATTTTAAAAGACGCATTTTTCTACGTCTTCATAATACGTGGCCGCAGTGCATCTTTTTGAAAGTCATCTAatatcaaaaacaaacaaaaattgttcgcTGTGAGACCTGGTAGTTCAAAATTCCGGTTCTTTCTCAGCTGACATCGCAATTCCAATTGAAGTCTACAAACGTGTTCGCCACGTGCACGGATCGATAATCATTGCGAACAACACAAATATCAGCTCTCCAATCCATTTCCCGTCTCTCCGGTCCATCAATGCATCGCTTCTTCCGTGCATTTTGGTCCTCTTCAACGAAAacgtcaaattttcagttggcGGTCAATTTTCGAAGGCTCTGACCCAACATCCGATAAAGTTTGCGGttcttaaaaataagaatCGTGTTATTGATATGGTATGTGTGATATGCGTAAGCAAACTCGCTCTACTGAGAATTTCAGAATGATTACAACTTGTGGTATTTGGCGGGACATCCAGCTCGTACATTCCTTATCGACTCGAGTCTCTCCGCAGAAATTTGCCTGGAGGAtggtaatttttggttttttttgggccaacttacggtacccggtctcgaaacgacatttttgttgcattcaaatgggtgtgcgcctttaaagagtactgtatttcagaactttcgttgctgcggtattttcatcgattttttatagttttttggtcgaaatgTGTAAAACTTGATCAATAAAACAAGAAACTATGCAAAATCGACGAAGAAGGTTTtcaattacagtactctttaaaggcgcacaccagtttgaatttagtttaaaatgtttcgtgtcgagaccgggtaccgtagttttggcataaaaaatgtgttgcGGCTGGCCAGACCACTTTGAATGTCGTGATATcgtaaaaatttgcaacatttgGTACTTATTTAAAgtaggtctcgccacgatttcAGCCATAGCCACAGCTTTTCAACAAATCCTTCTACTCAAACacagtgaaattaatttcagtattCAAACCACTCGCCGGAATCATGGGTTTCCTGTTTGTAGCACTTGCTTCCGCGTTGTCTACGATCTTGTTCTATGACCGATCGAACTGATGAACAATCTCTGTACTATTTCATATGGAcaataaaatagtttacacACACATAAAGTAATTTGAAAGGCAATTAACGGGGGGTTTCCGGGGAATATATCAAGAAGACAAGTAGCGTGGAATGGAATTAATTAATCATTTCTAATTCTTGGAATCTGACGAAGGAAATGCGTATCCAAGAGCTCTTCCTTGACGACATCAAGCCCTCCGACGAGCTCTCCGTCGAGATAGAGCTGTGGATAAGTTGGCCAATTGGAGAATTTCTGTAAAGTTAATTTGTTAAAGGTGAAGTAGTGCCAGTGGGGAAactgctttaaaacacgcctatggtaccacaatgaccaaatatcaccGTAAGaaactttattaaatttttttctaaattttatatgattttttgaaaattgaaaaaatctcagtttgagtcgaattccaatttcaacctCCCGCCAAGTGATTTTagcgatggagcgcgcttgctcgtttttatttttatttattgtgtttttcttcttcttattttccaccgatttttcatgttttcagtgtatttttataggaaatttgaaggaaaagtcaagaaaaatgtaatttatcgattaaaaatcaaaaattaaaggcGTAAAAGCCTGAAATAGTTCAATTCAAAGATTTAAGCCTTtaatgttgatttttaatcgataaatcacatttttcttgacttttccttcaaatttcctgaaaaaatacactgaaaacaagaaaaatcggtggaatataagaaaaacaataacaataaataaaaacaaaaacgagcaagcgcgctccatcgctAAAATCACTTGGCGGGAGGTTCAAATCGGAATTCGacgagattttttcaactgagattttttcaattttcaaaaaatcatataaaatttagaaaatttaaaataaaaaaattttacggtGATATTTGGTTATTGTGGTACCaaaggcatgttttaaagcaatttccccataTTTTtcgacaacattttttgagagctAACCTTAAGCCCTTGCCTGACTTCCTCATCCTCCAAGATATCAAAAGTATGATAATCAGCACGAGCCTTGTTCAACAAATCAACGATAGTTCGTGAAAATCCGCACTTTGGTGTCTCCCGATCTCCTTTCATAAATAGCATCAATCTTTGCGATGAGACAAGCTTTTTGAGTCGATCTTCAAGTGATCCCCCCTCACTATTTTCTCCAACTTTCGGAAGTTGCTTGATAAATTGTGGATCTGAAAACTCCTCCTTGACGACATCAAGCCCTCCAATCAATTCTCCATCGAAATAGAGTTGAGGATAAGTTGGCCAATTCGAGTATTCCTTTAATCCTTGGCGAACTGCTTCATCCGAGAAAATGTCGAAGGATCCGAATTTGATTTTATGTGAATTTAAAAGTTCGACAATAGTTCTCGAGAAACCACAACGTGGCGCCGATGGATCTCCTTTCATGAAAACCATGACTTTTTGAGAATTGACCAGCGCACCCAATCTGGCATTTAGAGCTTCCTTTTCTTGTTGTGGAGTCAGTGAAGGTGTGGAAGAGGTTGTAGATGAAGCATCCGATGAGCTCTGGGAAAGGGATCGGCTGGCAACAAGAACAACTTTTGATTGGATCTCTTTTGGCACGAAGCCATCGATTCTGTCGACTTCTTTgccattctgaaattaatcattttttattatgaattGGATGTATTGTAAAATTTcgcttaaaggcgcacggaattattcagatgggtctcggcacgcagaaaaagtttatggtagttatttcttgcatttttcaacgaaattaCTTTGTTTTAGCGTATTTTatcgttttcttttcatttttttctgttaaaatttttagaaaccaGTTTTTTAGGtacaaataaacatttttagcagaaaaatggaaagaaaacgaagcaatttttattgaacattGCATGAAaaactaccataaacttttttgcgcgccgagacccatctgaataaatattttgtaaaataggactttttggttttttgttggtattttaacgaaaaaatgatttcaaaatgtggttttcagtggtttttaacgtttttcaatgacttttttcctaaaaaaaagttcagaataaatcgaaacttttctttgttttttttcacaaatttcaatttcttgttttttcgttGCTCACTTACACTAAAAAATACAAGCGTCGGCGCAGCAGTAATCTTGAAATTCAACGAAATTCCGGGCAAAGCTTCAGCGTCAATGAAGGCGGCACGAAGCGGCAGAGCAATTTCAGCGAGCAAATCATCCAGTAGCTGATTAACTTGCTCACAGCTTGGAGCCCACGATGCGTAGAAATGAAGAACAGCTGGAGATGGTTCCTTAATGAACGCAGCAACCTCCTCTCCTGACTTGATTTCTTGAATTGgcattctggaattttttggctgGCAATGGTAAAAagctagaaatttgaataaaaaaattaaaaaaatatacgaGAAAGGTAAAATAaaccttgaaatttcaataatgaataatgaaaaatatgtttaaaaattgaaaatatataataattttcagaaaaaatataaaaaaaaacaatgaaatacGGATCGTTTTGAGATCATAATATAGAAAAGAGATGGAATGCATAATACAGGAGaagatttcaatgaaaataaaaataaataaatagaagAAGTGGATGGAATTATAGTACACATATTCGACAGCTCAATTCTGAAGGTCTCAACGGGATATTGAAGGAGGTGGAAGGCAACCGAATTTTTTGTCCCAAGCCGCGTAGGCATCCAATTGAGAATCGTCGACTGTTGGCCGAACGACACGAGCTGCTTCGGCGAAATCCATTACAGTAACGGCacgaatctgaaattttcatcgattagTTGATTAAAACCGGAGCATTTGATGTTTCAGAGCTCGAGTgtttatctaatttttatgATGACCGAgtgcaaaaatagaaaataaatgtgACAATTCGTACGGCAAAtggtaaataaaaaataataagattCGTCAGTCATGTGAGAGAGTTGCGAAATTGTTTGTTGTTGTGGCATGacatttcataaattttcgaaaagtgttCATTTTCGGAACATGGAGGTGTTTTATTATGTGGACGGaggaaaatgagattttttaaattgaggTGCAATCGCGCTCTAACGCTAAACATTGGGTCTCGTTATGTATAAGAGGAAcattaaatttatataatgcgtattgtgcaacatatttgacgcgcaaaatatctcatagcgaaaactacagtaactctctAAATGTCTAATGTAactcttgtgtcgatttacgagattcattgtttcgaaaatcgtacccgtaaatcgacacacgcgctacagtagtcatttaaagaatcactgtagttttcgctacgagatattttgctcgTCGAATATGTcgtgcagtacgcattctccgAATTCAGTGTTACCGTAATATTGGCGgcaaattcaagtttttaattcgattttACTGAAATCATCCGTTTAtatgcattttttgatttattttcagttgctTTCTGGTTTTCATGCCGAAATGATTCTTGAAAATGCACGTGAAGCTTCGATATTAACGCATAATCAAAAgcaatgggattttttttcttcctaacgagacccagcATTATGAGGCGGGGCAATTTCAATTGGCCGTGGAGCGCGATTACACCGATCACAAGTGTTTGATATTAATTCAGAATCCTCACATCATCCTTATCAATCGTCTCAATATCGTCTCCAATGTCTCTGATAGGACCCATCGCTGCTTCAGTGCACAATTGCCTCATGTCAGCTCCAGAATAGCCGTCTGTAAGCTCTCTAATCCGCTCCAAATTATGATTTGTGATATCATGACGCGTGCCTACAAGTAGATTCTGCACAATTTGTGTGCGCGACTCTGGCTCCGGAAGCGCAATGTACAGTCGCTTCTGGAAGCGTCGACGAGCAGCTTCATCCAACTCTTGTGGCCGATTTGTGGCACCCAATACAAGAAGCCGTTCATCTGGAGCCGTATTCACACCATCCAACTGTACCAGGAACTCTGTCTTGATGCGCCGTGAAGATTCGTGTTCCGATTCCGACCGGGATGATAGTAACGAGTCGATCTCATCGATGAAGATAACACTCGGAAGTTTCAGACGAGCAACTGAGAACAGAGCACGAACAAGCTTTTCACCTTCTCCAACCCATTTTGAGGTTAACGACGATgctgaaatattgaagaaagtGGCTTTGCACTGGGAAGCGACACATCTCCCGATCATTGTTTTTCCGGTTCCTGGTGGTCCGAATAGAAGAACACCTTTCGGTGGAGCACGGATTCCGGTGAAGAcgtcactgaaaaaaattataattgtcaattaaatttttggaggattttttaaattgctttattagactcaaaattgtctgaaaacaccgaattttataatgaaacttcttgaaaaattctcaaaaaaaagttatgacggctcaaaaaatggcttaaaattagttaaaatttgaaatttgacttgtcagcggatggaaacaatttttttgaaatcaccgtaaaattttgagtatacaggtcaattatcttgcgttttcaactcgatttaggtattttaaagtcgatggacggcgagattaaaattgtttttttttaccaaatctcgccgtccatcgactttaaaatacctaagtgaagttgaaaacgcaagataattacattacatactcaaaatttgacggtgatttaaaaaaaattgtttccagccgctgcgacattgacaagtcggtcaaatttcaaatgttaactaattttaggacATTTTTTAAGccttcataacttttttttgagaagtttccaAGTAGTTTCATcataaaattcggtgttttcagataattttgagtctaataatgcaataaaaaattcgactacaccacctttaaaggaGGTTTTTTTGCGTGTATAGACTAAAAGCACAAAATAAGCGTTCAAAACCTCGTAAAAATAGctaattttatctaaaatctcgaatttcgtCTATTTTTCCTGTCCGCATCAGCTGAAACactattttattgaattatcATCCTTTTTAGCATCTTTTGGTGGTTtatatcacattttttcgtcaatttaGGTTCATTTAAgtcgataaaaaattaaacaattaaattaaaaacacctatcggctttaagtGTACCTACGTCAACAAAATAATGTGAAATAAACCaccaaaaaaagtggaaaagttgacaaaaaacgagattttaaccaatttcagccatttttgagcactttatGAGTCTGAGCAAGctaaaaacccgaaaaaccctttttttcTCCTTTCAGAACGTACGGTCTTTTAAATGGCAGTACAACAATCTCCCGTAATGCTTTTTTCGCTCCTTCCAATCCAGCAACATCAGCCCATCCGATCTCATTGTTCACAGACATAATTTCCGATTCAATCAATGAAATGATATTTTCATCAAAGTGCTTTAGCGTTGGCTCAGCTCTCAATCCActcattttttcatcttttccacCTCCTTCCGTATCCATTCCCATCGCCTTTCTGATGAGCGGATTGGAGCATCGTTTCGGGATATCCGGTGCTCTTCTGGCCGGTGGTATCCCTGCCAAGCTTCCAATCGATTGGGAACTGGATTGACGATCCAGAGGCACTTGGAACTTGCTATTCTGTGGATCCTGGCCGGCTGCAGTCGTAAATGATGGATAGAGGGTTCCGAGGGTATTTTGGATAGCTGCTCGGTTTTTCGTAGGTGCTCTGAAACGACgctttcatttttaaaaaaatcgattaatattacgggaacacaaaattctgagaatgcgtactgcgcaacatattcgacgcgcaaaatattctttttatgactactgtagcgcttgtgtcgatttacgggggcTCGATtctcggaaaaaaaacaaaattttcgaattttgacagcgatactcaatttttcttcgtttttttttcgaataccATGGTCATTTTTGtgcttatttttaatattttatctaTTAATAAATTactttaattgcaaaaaactccaattttggcgtttttttgATGAGTAAGCTCATACAGGcgtatttttatattatttcccGCCTATTACGGCAATAAACGGGAAATAGTGTTAAAAAAACGCTTGTGGAGTATTAGAGTATTATCATCAAAATGACGCGAATATTggagttttttcaattaaaataatttattaatggaaaaaaaatattaaaaataagcacaaaaatgataaaggaataggaaaaaaacgaagaaaaattgaatatcgctatcaaaattcgaaaaatgtgtcTTTTTCCGAGAatcaagcccgtaaatcgacacaagcgcttcatttaaagaattactgtagttttctttttcgctacgagatatcttgcgcgtcaaatatgttgtgaaatacgcattctcagaatttcgtgATCTCTTAACGAACCTGGTCTTCTTAAAGTGCGGATTTGAAGCCACCTCGATGCCTTTCAGCGTATTTTCATGCATTTGCCGAATAAAATTCGGATCAGTTCTTCTAGCATTTGTAGGATCCACTATATCGCAGATTTTGTCTCTGATTTTCGTCACTTTATCGTCGCTTCCAAAATCGAAGCCTCGCATTGTGAACGGCTCTTCTCGGCGTTTTTCCTCCTTTGGTTTCGGAATTTCGCCAAGTTTGAAGCTGCTTTTCTCGCCAAGAAACGGTCGACTTTTGAGCTTCCGGGTGTcttgtttttgtgaaaacgaCACATCAACGGTTCTATCTTCGTCTTCATCAATTATTATCCCGTCTAGCTCGTCATCCAGACCATTTTGTTGAGAACGAGATTTGAATGGAGGCTGCTGCTGAGCTGAATCCGAAGGTGTCTCCACGACTATTTTTCGACGGGGTTTTCCGATAAAATACGGACTAATCCCATTGCGAGCAAGAGCCGTCGGTGGGTAAAGATCATCGTTATTTTCGCCGGTTTCGGGCCGTTTTCTCATTCCACTGGTCACATTGAGTTTTACCCGTTTTGGAGAATacataatctgaaaatagtgttttttgacctgaaaacccccacaaaaaaatattcaaaaagacTGGGG
This is a stretch of genomic DNA from Caenorhabditis elegans chromosome V. It encodes these proteins:
- the glrx-3 gene encoding Glutaredoxin 3 (Confirmed by transcript evidence); its protein translation is MPIQEIKSGEEVAAFIKEPSPAVLHFYASWAPSCEQVNQLLDDLLAEIALPLRAAFIDAEALPGISLNFKITAAPTLVFFSNGKEVDRIDGFVPKEIQSKVVLVASRSLSQSSSDASSTTSSTPSLTPQQEKEALNARLGALVNSQKVMVFMKGDPSAPRCGFSRTIVELLNSHKIKFGSFDIFSDEAVRQGLKEYSNWPTYPQLYFDGELIGGLDVVKEEFSDPQFIKQLPKVGENSEGGSLEDRLKKLVSSQRLMLFMKGDRETPKCGFSRTIVDLLNKARADYHTFDILEDEEVRQGLKKFSNWPTYPQLYLDGELVGGLDVVKEELLDTHFLRQIPRIRND
- the figl-1 gene encoding Spastin/Vps4 C-terminal domain-containing protein (Confirmed by transcript evidence) produces the protein MDFAEAARVVRPTVDDSQLDAYAAWDKKFGCLPPPSISR
- the irld-1 gene encoding Recep_L_domain domain-containing protein (Confirmed by transcript evidence) yields the protein MNDYNLWYLAGHPARTFLIDSSLSAEICLEDVFKPLAGIMGFLFVALASALSTILFYDRSN
- the glrx-3 gene encoding Glutaredoxin 3 (Confirmed by transcript evidence); protein product: MPIQEIKSGEEVAAFIKEPSPAVLHFYASWAPSCEQVNQLLDDLLAEIALPLRAAFIDAEALPGISLNFKITAAPTLVFFSNGKEVDRIDGFVPKEIQSKVVLVASRSLSQSSSDASSTTSSTPSLTPQQEKEALNARLGALVNSQKVMVFMKGDPSAPRCGFSRTIVELLNSHKIKFGSFDIFSDEAVRQGLKEYSNWPTYPQLYFDGELIGGLDVVKEEFSDPQFIKQLPKVGENSEGGSLEDRLKKLVSSQRLMLFMKGDRETPKCGFSRTIVDLLNKARADYHTFDILEDEEVRNSPIGQLIHSSISTESSSEGLMSSRKSSWIRISFVRFQELEMIN
- the figl-1 gene encoding Fidgetin-like protein 1 (Confirmed by transcript evidence) — translated: MYSPKRVKLNVTSGMRKRPETGENNDDLYPPTALARNGISPYFIGKPRRKIVVETPSDSAQQQPPFKSRSQQNGLDDELDGIIIDEDEDRTVDVSFSQKQDTRKLKSRPFLGEKSSFKLGEIPKPKEEKRREEPFTMRGFDFGSDDKVTKIRDKICDIVDPTNARRTDPNFIRQMHENTLKGIEVASNPHFKKTRAPTKNRAAIQNTLGTLYPSFTTAAGQDPQNSKFQVPLDRQSSSQSIGSLAGIPPARRAPDIPKRCSNPLIRKAMGMDTEGGGKDEKMSGLRAEPTLKHFDENIISLIESEIMSVNNEIGWADVAGLEGAKKALREIVVLPFKRPDVFTGIRAPPKGVLLFGPPGTGKTMIGRCVASQCKATFFNISASSLTSKWVGEGEKLVRALFSVARLKLPSVIFIDEIDSLLSSRSESEHESSRRIKTEFLVQLDGVNTAPDERLLVLGATNRPQELDEAARRRFQKRLYIALPEPESRTQIVQNLLVGTRHDITNHNLERIRELTDGYSGADMRQLCTEAAMGPIRDIGDDIETIDKDDIRAVTVMDFAEAARVVRPTVDDSQLDAYAAWDKKFGCLPPPSISR
- the irld-1 gene encoding Recep_L_domain domain-containing protein (Confirmed by transcript evidence), with the protein product MGFLFVALASALSTILFYDRSN
- the figl-1 gene encoding AAA domain-containing protein (Confirmed by transcript evidence) → MIGRCVASQCKATFFNISASSLTSKWVGEGEKLVRALFSVARLKLPSVIFIDEIDSLLSSRSESEHESSRRIKTEFLVQLDGVNTAPDERLLVLGATNRPQELDEAARRRFQKRLYIALPEPESRTQIVQNLLVGTRHDITNHNLERIRELTDGYSGADMRQLCTEAAMGPIRDIGDDIETIDKDDIRAVTVMDFAEAARVVRPTVDDSQLDAYAAWDKKFGCLPPPSISR
- the irld-1 gene encoding Receptor L-domain domain-containing protein (Confirmed by transcript evidence); amino-acid sequence: MLSEVYKTLLLAVCCFSAVDGFRNVCSGSDLSVRSNLDVKQLSELLKEDPCTHVAGDVVIENLTDIAIPIEVYKRVRHVHGSIIIANNTNISSPIHFPSLRSINASLLPCILVLFNENVKFSVGGQFSKALTQHPIKFAVLKNKNRVIDMNDYNLWYLAGHPARTFLIDSSLSAEICLEDVFKPLAGIMGFLFVALASALSTILFYDRSN